ttttggcAGGCTCTTGTTCTTGATGAATATGACACCAGTTGGCCCATTTGTCAAAGCTGCTCGCCCTGATGATAACAATGCTTCCAAAAAATCAGGTGAAAACTCTATGAAACATCAGGTTGAGTCTGATAGTAAGGTGAAGAAAGAGGCTAATGACTCAGCTAGTGCGTCCCCAAAGTGCCCTTTTGGATATGATTCACAATCGTTTAAGATTGGTCCTCTTAGCTGTACAGTGTGCCAGGCTCTTTTATTTGACACCAGCAAATGTATTCCTTGTTCTCAATGTTTTCTGCAAGTATGTACCTTGTCCAGTGTTTATATCTTGAATCTATGATGAATTGCATACGCTCATCTCTTATATTCTACTTGTATGAAACTAGATCATGCATATCCCGCTTTAAGGACTGTCCATTATGTGGGGCTGACATTGTGAAGATTGAGCCTGACGCTAATCTTCAAGGTGTAGTTGATCGCTTTATTGAAGGTCATGCTAGGATCAAAAGGTCTGTTAGTTCAGACAAAGGAGAAGAAGCTACAGAGAGTAAACAGGTCATCTATGAGGATGTTTCTTTGGAAAGAGGTTCTTTCTTAGTGCAACAAGCCATGAGGGTATGTATGGCCTTCTCAAATATTAATGTTGGATCTTATTATATATGAACGATTAAATGGTGTGAGATCCTTGAAATTGCATGCCCTTAATTTAATTGGCGTTGATGCTAATAACTTTTGATAGATACTAAACTGAATTGAATTTTGTTgcaaatgaagaaaagataaggATAAGCTTAAACGTAAAACTGATCTTGATTATTATCTCACACACCAAACAGACACGACGACTATATATAGGCTCTAAAGCCTTCTGTTCAAgcaacaaaaatagaaaactaacATCCAGTTGAATAATTGAATGCATTTACATCAATATCTATGATATTATTATCTAACTGCCAACTCTTCTTGTCCACTCCCAGGTAGGATATATGAGTAACCTTTATTCTGATTTTAGTTCTTCCATCAGTTTCAACTTCTAGAGTGTTGAGTATGTAATACTTAGGGTGTGTTTGAATTCAATGAAATTTGAGGAAAAAAGCTTCTCTGATATAACcctttttaaaatacttttttagaCGCAACTCATTTAGCTTCTAAGAAAGGCATCAGAACGCTTTTTTTGTGCAGTTCTTACTTTTCTCCAGGAAACTAAATTTTGTAAAccgttttaaatttttaaaatgttctgtacttaaaaataattcaactgAACAGCTCCCTTATATGTGTTTGTGATTTGATTACTTCATATTCATTAATCGCTGTCTAGATGATATGCTGATAGAATGAATGAGTTATTACGATGAACTGGTTAATGGAAGCCTTATTATTCATTAGTAAATTTACTGATAGTCAACtaactatatttgtttattttgctGTGTGGTAAAGTTGTAGCATTTACATTCCTTTTCTTACAATTTGACAAATTATTGATGGTATTTTCAGAACTGATTCCAAGGATTAATAAACTAATAACTTTTTTACCTTCATAAGTTCAGTTATGCTTTGTTCTTGGTGAGAATTAATGACAGCAATCCTGGTGAGAATTCCTCTGTTTTTTCCCCATATGAAGTCCACTTACTCTCAGTATGTTCCTGTGTTATGCATTCATTTTGCAGATGTGGATATTAACCGTGGTTATGCAGATTTGTCAAGTGGAGGTACACAAAggtcagtttttttttctttaatttaaaacaatgcACGAATAAATGTATCTGCCTATTTTCATCTGCTAGAAGTTCTATCAACACGATGGTAGTTGAGAAAGGAAATATGGTGAAGGAGCCAATATAATCTTTAGAACATTGCAGGATTGGAACATAAGC
This DNA window, taken from Vigna radiata var. radiata cultivar VC1973A chromosome 5, Vradiata_ver6, whole genome shotgun sequence, encodes the following:
- the LOC106760632 gene encoding protein NCA1-like is translated as MTQLVRPQSALLDMIHNRLRLVLLAVQCARLFYLTPANVFLVLNVFCKSCISRFKDCPLCGADIVKIEPDANLQGVVDRFIEGHARIKRSVSSDKGEEATESKQVIYEDVSLERGSFLVQQAMRMWILTVVMQICQVEVHKDSRRDTTIHEELPFMKSYHHS